In one window of Azoarcus olearius DNA:
- the fliP gene encoding flagellar type III secretion system pore protein FliP (The bacterial flagellar biogenesis protein FliP forms a type III secretion system (T3SS)-type pore required for flagellar assembly.) encodes MHPEFHRAPSGARAFFRLILPLALLLAPFAAAAQGLPALNSTPGPGGSTNYSLPVQTLALLTLLSFIPALVLMMTSFTRIIIVFSLLRQAIGTQTSPPNQVLLGLALFLTFFIMAPVADKVYLEAYQPMSEGRISFEQALERATVPVKAFMLKQVREPDLSLFTGLAKHPPVEKAEDLPMRVVVPAFVTSELKTAFQIGFIVFIPFIIIDMVVASVLMSMGMMMMSPVIVSLPFKIMLFVLVDGWTLLIGSLVQSFAV; translated from the coding sequence ATGCACCCTGAGTTCCACCGCGCGCCGTCGGGCGCGCGCGCCTTTTTCCGCCTGATCCTGCCGCTGGCGCTGCTGCTGGCGCCCTTCGCGGCCGCCGCCCAGGGCCTGCCGGCGCTCAACAGCACGCCGGGGCCGGGCGGCAGCACCAATTACAGCCTGCCGGTGCAGACGCTGGCGCTGCTGACGCTGCTGAGCTTCATCCCGGCGCTGGTGCTGATGATGACCAGCTTCACGCGCATCATCATCGTGTTCTCGCTGCTGCGGCAGGCGATCGGCACCCAGACCTCGCCGCCCAACCAGGTGCTGCTCGGGCTGGCGCTGTTCCTCACCTTCTTCATCATGGCGCCGGTGGCGGACAAGGTTTACCTGGAAGCCTACCAGCCGATGTCCGAAGGCCGGATCAGCTTCGAGCAGGCGCTCGAGCGCGCCACCGTGCCGGTCAAGGCCTTCATGCTGAAGCAGGTGCGCGAGCCCGACCTCAGCCTGTTCACCGGGCTGGCCAAGCATCCGCCGGTGGAGAAAGCCGAAGACCTGCCGATGCGCGTGGTGGTGCCCGCCTTCGTCACCTCGGAGCTGAAGACCGCGTTCCAGATCGGCTTCATCGTCTTCATCCCCTTCATCATCATCGACATGGTGGTGGCCTCGGTGCTGATGTCGATGGGGATGATGATGATGTCGCCGGTCATTGTTTCGCTGCCGTTCAAGATCATGCTGTTCGTGCTGGTCGATGGCTGGACGCTGCTGATCGGCTCGCTGGTGCAGAGCTTCGCCGTCTAG
- the fliQ gene encoding flagellar biosynthesis protein FliQ, whose amino-acid sequence MTPTAVIELGRQAIEVTLLVSAPLFLAALVTGLIISIFQAATQINEMTLSFVPKIVVMFVTLVLAGPWMITMLTDFMRRLFESIPTMIG is encoded by the coding sequence ATGACACCCACCGCCGTCATCGAACTCGGCCGCCAGGCCATCGAAGTCACGCTGCTGGTGTCCGCGCCGCTGTTCCTCGCCGCGCTGGTCACCGGTCTCATCATCAGCATCTTCCAGGCCGCCACCCAGATCAACGAGATGACGCTCTCGTTCGTGCCGAAGATCGTGGTGATGTTCGTCACCCTGGTGCTCGCGGGGCCGTGGATGATCACGATGCTCACCGACTTCATGCGCCGGCTGTTCGAATCCATTCCGACGATGATCGGATGA
- the fliR gene encoding flagellar biosynthetic protein FliR: protein MISVTSAQLDAWLAALMFPLARLLGLFATAPVFSNRAIPVRIRLTMALGIALALLPVLPAMPQTPPGGGIGLLVMVQQMFIGIAIGFMIRIVFAAIDMAGSLIGMQMGLSFAVFFDPDAGGQTAVLSDFLSLVATLLFLSINGHLMLVAALIRSFEWLPIGLNVVSASGWAYIARAGAAVFATGLLLSLPIVAVLLVANIALGILTRAAPQLNLFAIGFPVTLAMGFMGLILIMTNFGPVVVSLFEHGFDTISAMLEALAPLPPAPTPPR, encoded by the coding sequence ATGATCAGCGTCACTTCGGCCCAGCTCGACGCCTGGCTCGCGGCGCTGATGTTTCCGCTCGCGCGCCTGCTGGGGCTTTTTGCCACCGCGCCGGTGTTCTCCAACCGCGCGATTCCGGTCCGCATCCGGCTGACGATGGCGCTGGGCATCGCGCTTGCGCTGTTGCCCGTCCTGCCCGCGATGCCGCAGACGCCGCCGGGCGGCGGCATCGGCCTGCTGGTCATGGTGCAGCAGATGTTCATCGGCATCGCGATCGGCTTCATGATCCGCATCGTGTTCGCGGCGATCGACATGGCCGGTTCGCTGATCGGGATGCAGATGGGCCTGTCGTTCGCGGTGTTCTTCGACCCCGACGCCGGCGGTCAGACCGCGGTGCTGTCCGATTTCCTCAGCCTCGTCGCCACGCTGCTGTTCCTGTCGATCAACGGCCACCTGATGCTGGTGGCAGCGCTGATACGCAGCTTCGAATGGCTGCCGATCGGGCTCAACGTGGTCAGCGCGTCGGGCTGGGCCTACATCGCGCGCGCCGGCGCGGCGGTGTTTGCCACCGGCCTGCTGCTGTCGCTGCCCATCGTCGCGGTGCTGCTGGTGGCCAACATCGCGCTCGGCATCCTCACCCGCGCCGCGCCCCAGCTCAACCTGTTCGCCATCGGTTTTCCGGTCACGCTGGCGATGGGCTTCATGGGGCTGATCCTGATCATGACCAACTTCGGCCCGGTGGTGGTCAGCCTGTTCGAACACGGCTTCGACACCATCTCGGCGATGCTCGAAGCGCTCGCGCCGCTGCCTCCCGCGCCCACGCCGCCGCGCTGA
- the flgL gene encoding flagellar hook-associated protein FlgL, which yields MRISTNMIYDKGVGSMQQQWSSLLHTQQQLSTGRRVLTPADDPIASARALEVGQSKGVNSQFMTNTGYADDRLNLLENKLTGVGDTLQYIREKTVSAGNAGYSAEDLKYIATDLRAQFDGLLALANSQDGTGDYLFSGYRANAQPFSGGLAGVSYQGDYGTQTIQVSASRYMPVSLPGTDVFAATRQIDDTLVQPSTGTHVDGSANTGGTTLSGTLAPLASGAVDTSTLARRYEITYNAATGYDVYEYVPGNPSKVAIATGLADLSSLGDPASPNYVGVNLQMNDAAGNPAVPGDGDRFELFVGSPNMFDNLGVLIDAMERPGPSGMAGGAVAFGLTNLDGALENVLKVRAQIGSQLTETESLLNIGSDLDVQYAETISNLVDVDYVSAISNLTQQQTYLQAAQQSFMKVTGLSLFNYLS from the coding sequence ATGCGTATCTCGACCAACATGATCTACGACAAGGGCGTGGGCTCCATGCAGCAGCAATGGAGTTCGCTGCTCCACACCCAGCAGCAGCTCTCCACCGGCCGCCGCGTGCTGACGCCGGCGGACGATCCGATCGCCTCCGCGCGCGCGCTCGAGGTCGGCCAGTCCAAGGGCGTGAACAGCCAGTTCATGACCAACACCGGCTACGCCGACGATCGCCTGAACCTGCTCGAGAACAAGCTCACCGGCGTCGGCGACACGCTCCAGTACATCCGCGAAAAGACGGTGTCGGCGGGCAATGCCGGCTACAGCGCCGAAGACCTGAAGTACATCGCCACCGACCTGCGCGCGCAGTTCGACGGCCTGCTGGCGCTCGCCAACAGCCAGGATGGCACCGGCGACTATCTGTTCTCCGGCTACCGTGCCAATGCCCAGCCGTTTTCCGGCGGGCTGGCGGGGGTCAGCTACCAGGGCGACTACGGTACCCAGACCATCCAGGTGTCGGCCTCGCGCTACATGCCGGTGAGCCTGCCGGGAACGGACGTTTTTGCCGCCACCCGGCAAATCGACGACACCTTGGTGCAGCCTTCCACCGGCACCCATGTGGACGGCTCCGCCAACACTGGCGGCACCACGCTTAGCGGCACGCTGGCCCCGCTCGCCAGCGGCGCGGTCGATACCAGCACGCTCGCCCGCCGCTACGAGATCACGTACAACGCCGCCACCGGCTACGACGTCTACGAATACGTGCCGGGCAACCCGAGCAAGGTCGCGATTGCCACCGGGCTGGCGGACCTCAGCAGCCTGGGCGACCCGGCCTCGCCCAACTACGTCGGCGTCAATCTGCAGATGAACGACGCCGCGGGCAACCCGGCGGTGCCGGGCGACGGCGACCGCTTCGAGCTGTTCGTGGGCTCGCCCAACATGTTCGACAACCTCGGCGTGCTGATCGACGCGATGGAGCGCCCGGGGCCGTCCGGCATGGCCGGCGGTGCGGTGGCCTTCGGGCTCACCAACCTCGACGGTGCGCTCGAGAACGTGCTGAAGGTGCGGGCCCAGATCGGCTCCCAGCTGACCGAAACCGAAAGCCTGCTCAACATCGGCAGCGACCTCGACGTGCAGTACGCCGAGACCATCTCCAATCTGGTCGATGTGGATTACGTCTCGGCGATCTCCAACCTCACCCAGCAGCAGACCTATCTGCAGGCGGCCCAGCAGTCCTTCATGAAGGTGACCGGGCTGTCGCTGTTCAACTACCTGAGCTGA
- the flgK gene encoding flagellar hook-associated protein FlgK, which produces MAGLLNIGLTGLNAAQAQLLTTGHNITNAGVEGYHRQTVIQTSNTPQFTGVGFFGQGTQVSAVTRSYSQYLENQVLTSSARLSEFTAYNSQISQINNLLADSTSGLSPVMEGFFAGVQEMASNPTSVAARQSLISSAQALVSRFQTMDARLAEIRQGTEGEIASTVTQINMFAGAIAEMNQRIAQAQVAGPSVAANDLLDQRDQLVAELNKLVKVNTVTENDGSMSVFMGSGQGLVVGGTVNQLAAVRDANDPQRSAIALMAENGAPTVLPENLLSGGTLGGLLGFRRESLDVAQNTLGLIAVGIAEAFNAQHQLGVDLDGVLGGQFFSLPDPALKPAITSATVSIENYAQLTAADYMLEWDGAAYSMRAVGGASIPLTLQVDGSYSGGGINIAISTPPPADFPTTGLLIQPTRNAAANIGVAITDPRKIAAGDPVSVAPGNYTGAVTDRIKGLKTLSVDGIDANADGKADFSPITLSFAANTFTASAGTIERYDTATGTWVAGGAYNPATDSTGVRFRVTDGTAPNEYAFEFTAVGAWASGESMVFSPTAAGVADNRNAVALGALQTAKTMLNGGSGATATFQSVYAQMVTQVGNKTREVQVNQAAQESLLTQATDARDALSGVNLDEEAANLVRYQMAYQSAARVMNVAQTLFDELLAIGR; this is translated from the coding sequence ATGGCGGGCTTGCTGAACATCGGACTCACGGGTCTGAACGCCGCCCAGGCACAACTGCTCACCACCGGCCACAACATCACCAACGCCGGTGTCGAGGGCTATCACCGCCAGACGGTCATCCAGACCAGCAACACGCCGCAATTCACCGGCGTCGGCTTCTTTGGCCAGGGCACGCAGGTTTCCGCCGTCACCCGCAGCTACAGCCAGTACCTCGAAAACCAGGTGCTGACCAGCAGTGCGCGGCTGTCCGAATTCACGGCCTACAACAGCCAGATCAGCCAGATCAACAACCTGCTGGCCGACTCCACCTCCGGCCTGTCGCCGGTCATGGAGGGTTTCTTTGCCGGCGTGCAGGAAATGGCTTCCAACCCCACCAGCGTGGCCGCGCGCCAGTCCTTGATTTCGTCCGCGCAGGCGCTGGTGTCGCGCTTCCAGACCATGGATGCGCGCCTCGCCGAAATCCGCCAGGGCACCGAAGGCGAGATCGCGTCCACGGTGACGCAGATCAACATGTTCGCCGGCGCCATCGCCGAGATGAACCAGCGCATCGCCCAGGCCCAGGTGGCCGGCCCGAGCGTGGCCGCCAACGACCTGCTCGACCAGCGCGACCAGCTCGTGGCCGAGCTGAACAAGCTGGTGAAGGTGAATACCGTCACCGAGAACGATGGCTCGATGAGCGTCTTCATGGGCTCGGGCCAAGGGCTGGTGGTGGGGGGCACGGTCAACCAGCTCGCCGCGGTGCGCGACGCCAACGACCCGCAGCGCAGCGCGATTGCGCTGATGGCCGAAAACGGCGCGCCCACCGTGTTGCCGGAAAACCTGCTCAGCGGTGGCACCTTGGGAGGGCTGCTCGGCTTCCGGCGCGAATCGCTCGACGTTGCCCAGAACACGCTGGGGCTGATCGCGGTGGGCATTGCCGAAGCCTTCAACGCGCAGCACCAGCTCGGCGTGGATCTGGACGGCGTGCTCGGCGGCCAGTTCTTCAGCCTGCCGGACCCGGCGCTCAAGCCCGCGATCACCTCGGCCACCGTCAGCATCGAGAACTACGCCCAGCTCACCGCGGCCGACTACATGCTCGAATGGGACGGCGCCGCTTACTCGATGCGCGCGGTGGGCGGCGCCAGCATTCCGCTGACCCTGCAGGTGGATGGCAGCTATTCCGGCGGCGGCATCAACATCGCCATCAGCACGCCGCCACCGGCCGATTTCCCCACCACCGGCCTGTTGATCCAGCCGACCCGTAACGCCGCCGCCAACATCGGCGTGGCCATCACCGATCCGCGCAAGATCGCGGCCGGCGATCCGGTCAGCGTTGCGCCCGGCAACTACACCGGCGCGGTCACCGACCGCATCAAAGGGCTCAAGACGCTGTCGGTCGATGGCATCGACGCCAACGCCGACGGCAAGGCGGACTTCTCGCCGATCACGCTCAGCTTCGCGGCCAACACCTTCACCGCCTCGGCCGGCACCATCGAGCGCTACGACACCGCCACCGGCACCTGGGTGGCGGGCGGCGCCTACAACCCGGCGACGGACTCCACCGGGGTGCGCTTCCGCGTGACCGACGGCACCGCGCCCAACGAATACGCCTTCGAATTCACCGCGGTGGGCGCGTGGGCGAGCGGCGAGTCGATGGTCTTCAGCCCGACCGCCGCGGGCGTGGCCGACAACCGCAACGCCGTGGCGCTGGGCGCGCTGCAGACCGCCAAGACCATGCTCAACGGCGGCTCCGGCGCCACCGCCACCTTCCAGTCGGTGTATGCGCAGATGGTGACCCAGGTGGGCAACAAGACGCGCGAAGTGCAGGTGAACCAGGCCGCGCAGGAGTCCCTGCTGACCCAGGCCACCGACGCGCGCGACGCCTTGTCCGGGGTGAATCTCGACGAGGAAGCCGCCAACCTCGTGCGCTACCAGATGGCCTACCAGAGTGCCGCCAGGGTCATGAACGTGGCCCAGACCCTGTTCGACGAATTGCTGGCGATCGGCCGATAA
- the flgJ gene encoding flagellar assembly peptidoglycan hydrolase FlgJ, translated as MTAANTGFQLNALDPNSLGDLKRLARNNPDSPETLRAASKQFEALFLQMALKSMREATPGSTLFDNEQTKSYQSLLDQQLALNMAHSRNNGMSEALFRQLGGINGKGAATPAVAEGLPLPGAAGANPGFDISNAIRQSSSPAALMRQAQAIAAGAESRGGADGDSIGALISRLENAVRATRDKAAAGATAPADGNDGVADDVREFVNAVWPHAQSASRQTGIPAQFIVAQAALETGWGDKVLRHADGRNSYNLFNIKAGAGWTGDTVTRKVTEYSGGSAYTEQARFRSYGSYAEAFQDYARLLANSSRYSEVLGQTSASGFARSLQQAGYATDPMYADKLTRIIGGSTLRGALSG; from the coding sequence ATGACCGCGGCGAACACCGGCTTCCAGCTCAACGCGCTCGATCCGAATTCGCTCGGCGACCTCAAGCGGCTCGCCCGCAACAACCCGGATTCGCCCGAAACCCTGCGCGCGGCCTCCAAGCAGTTCGAGGCCCTGTTCCTGCAGATGGCGCTCAAGTCGATGCGCGAGGCGACGCCGGGCTCCACGCTGTTCGACAACGAGCAGACCAAGAGCTATCAGTCGCTGCTCGACCAGCAGCTCGCGCTCAACATGGCGCACAGCCGCAACAACGGCATGAGCGAGGCGCTGTTCCGCCAGCTCGGCGGCATCAACGGCAAGGGGGCCGCCACCCCGGCGGTGGCGGAAGGTCTGCCGCTGCCCGGCGCGGCCGGCGCGAACCCGGGATTCGACATCTCCAACGCGATCCGCCAGTCGTCCAGCCCGGCGGCACTGATGCGGCAGGCGCAGGCGATCGCGGCCGGCGCGGAAAGCCGCGGCGGGGCGGACGGCGACAGCATCGGCGCGCTGATCTCGCGGCTGGAGAATGCGGTGCGCGCCACCCGCGACAAGGCGGCCGCGGGGGCGACCGCGCCCGCGGACGGTAACGATGGCGTGGCCGACGACGTGCGTGAGTTCGTCAACGCGGTGTGGCCGCACGCGCAGAGCGCCAGCCGGCAGACCGGCATTCCGGCGCAGTTCATCGTCGCCCAGGCGGCGCTCGAAACCGGCTGGGGCGACAAGGTGCTGCGCCATGCCGACGGCCGCAACAGCTACAACCTCTTCAACATCAAGGCCGGTGCGGGCTGGACGGGCGACACGGTGACGCGCAAGGTCACCGAGTACAGCGGCGGCAGCGCCTACACCGAACAGGCCCGTTTCCGCAGCTACGGCTCGTACGCGGAAGCCTTCCAGGACTACGCGCGCCTGCTCGCCAACAGCAGCCGCTATTCCGAGGTGCTGGGCCAGACCAGCGCCAGCGGCTTCGCCCGCAGCCTGCAGCAGGCCGGCTACGCCACCGACCCGATGTACGCCGACAAGCTCACCCGCATCATCGGCGGCAGCACCCTGCGCGGCGCGCTTTCGGGCTGA
- a CDS encoding flagellar basal body P-ring protein FlgI — MKRPAQFLLALLAAVGMAVAAPASAERIKELASVAGVRDNQLVGYGLVVGLDGSGDQTTQTPFTVQSVINMLGNMGVTLPPGTNLQLKNVAAVMVTATLPPFARPGQAVDVTVSSMGNAKSLRGGTLVMTPLKGADGQIYAIAQGNMVVGGAGASGGGASQTINHLSAGRIPGGATVERAVPTMLGQGDHILFELNDTDFGTARRVVDAINQSAGHGSAEALDGRTIRVRAPADSSARVAFLGQLENLEVTPVQQAAKVIVNSRTGSVVMNQRVTVQNCAVAHGNLTVSVNTDTRVSQPAPLSGGQTVTTQSGQVAIEQGAGTLFNVKAGANLADVVKALNSLGAKPMDLVSILQAMKAAGALRAELEVI, encoded by the coding sequence ATGAAACGCCCGGCCCAGTTTCTCCTTGCCCTGCTCGCCGCCGTCGGCATGGCGGTGGCGGCCCCCGCGAGCGCCGAGCGCATCAAGGAACTGGCTTCGGTAGCCGGCGTGCGCGACAACCAGCTCGTCGGCTACGGCCTGGTGGTGGGGCTGGACGGCAGCGGCGACCAGACCACGCAGACGCCCTTCACGGTGCAGAGCGTCATCAACATGCTGGGCAACATGGGCGTGACCCTGCCGCCCGGCACCAACCTTCAGCTCAAGAACGTGGCCGCGGTGATGGTCACCGCCACGCTGCCGCCGTTCGCCCGGCCCGGCCAGGCGGTCGATGTCACCGTGTCGTCGATGGGCAATGCCAAGAGCCTGCGCGGCGGCACGCTGGTGATGACGCCGCTGAAGGGGGCCGACGGCCAGATCTACGCGATCGCCCAGGGCAACATGGTGGTCGGTGGCGCCGGTGCTTCGGGCGGCGGCGCCTCGCAGACCATCAACCATCTGTCCGCGGGCCGCATTCCCGGTGGCGCCACCGTGGAACGCGCGGTGCCGACCATGCTGGGGCAGGGCGATCACATCCTGTTCGAACTCAACGACACCGACTTCGGCACCGCTCGCCGCGTGGTCGATGCGATCAACCAGTCCGCCGGCCACGGCAGCGCCGAGGCGCTGGACGGGCGGACCATCCGTGTGCGCGCCCCGGCCGATTCCTCCGCCCGCGTCGCCTTCCTCGGCCAGCTCGAAAACCTGGAAGTGACGCCGGTGCAGCAGGCCGCCAAGGTCATCGTCAATTCGCGCACCGGCTCGGTGGTGATGAACCAGCGCGTCACCGTGCAGAACTGTGCGGTCGCCCACGGCAACCTCACCGTGTCGGTCAACACCGACACCCGCGTCAGCCAGCCGGCGCCGCTGTCGGGCGGGCAGACGGTCACGACGCAGAGCGGACAGGTCGCGATCGAGCAGGGCGCCGGCACGCTGTTCAACGTCAAGGCGGGCGCCAACCTGGCCGACGTGGTGAAGGCGCTCAACAGCCTCGGCGCCAAGCCGATGGATCTGGTCAGCATCCTGCAGGCGATGAAGGCTGCTGGAGCGCTGCGCGCGGAGCTGGAGGTGATCTGA
- a CDS encoding flagellar basal body L-ring protein FlgH produces MKALALLAVLLLSGCASIYSTPPTAIHQPMSARPDMRAQAVPATGSIYQPSQARPLFEDRRARNVGDIITINLVERNTAQKSANASATRGSAITGGISLTAPNIASLANAKLNGLQADVGLDSDFSGEGAAAANNVFNGTISVTVIDVYPNGNLLVSGEKMVAINQGNEFIRFSGVINPTTVTAANTVQSTQVADARIEYRGSGFIDESNTMGWLQRFFVAIAPF; encoded by the coding sequence ATGAAAGCGCTCGCCCTCCTTGCCGTCCTGCTGCTGTCGGGCTGCGCGTCGATCTATTCGACGCCGCCCACCGCGATCCACCAGCCGATGAGCGCGCGCCCCGACATGCGCGCCCAGGCGGTGCCCGCCACCGGCAGCATCTACCAACCCAGCCAGGCCCGGCCCTTGTTCGAGGACCGGCGCGCGCGCAACGTCGGCGACATCATCACGATCAACCTCGTGGAGCGGAACACCGCGCAGAAGAGCGCCAACGCCTCGGCCACCCGCGGCTCGGCGATCACCGGCGGCATCAGCCTGACCGCGCCCAACATCGCCTCGCTCGCCAACGCCAAGCTCAACGGCCTGCAGGCGGATGTGGGCCTGGATTCCGACTTCTCCGGCGAGGGTGCGGCGGCGGCCAACAACGTCTTCAACGGCACGATCTCGGTCACCGTCATCGACGTCTATCCCAACGGCAACCTGCTGGTGTCGGGCGAGAAGATGGTCGCGATCAACCAGGGCAACGAGTTCATCCGCTTCTCGGGCGTGATCAACCCGACCACCGTCACCGCCGCCAACACCGTGCAATCCACCCAGGTGGCCGACGCCCGCATCGAATACCGCGGCAGCGGCTTCATCGACGAGTCCAACACCATGGGCTGGCTGCAACGCTTCTTCGTCGCCATCGCGCCGTTCTGA
- the flgG gene encoding flagellar basal-body rod protein FlgG, producing the protein MIRSLWTARTGLDAQQTSLDVISNNLANVSTNGFKRQRAVFEDLLYQTMRQPGAQSTQQTQVGSGLQIGTGVRPVATERIFTQGNLQQTGGSLDIAIQGNGFFQIALPDGTTAYTRDGAFQLDNQGNVVTASGYPLADNINIPADTLTVTVAKDGTVSVLQAGQTTPTQIGAIQLATFINSGGLQSAGENLFLESASSGVATPNQPGTNGTGVLNQGYVETSNVNVAEELVNMIVTQRAYEMNSRAIQTSDSMLGRLTQL; encoded by the coding sequence ATGATCCGCTCCCTGTGGACCGCCCGTACCGGGCTGGATGCCCAGCAAACCTCGCTGGACGTGATCTCCAACAACCTCGCCAACGTCTCGACCAACGGCTTCAAGCGCCAGCGTGCGGTGTTCGAGGATCTGCTGTACCAGACCATGCGGCAGCCGGGCGCGCAGTCCACCCAGCAGACCCAGGTCGGCTCGGGCCTGCAGATCGGTACCGGCGTGCGGCCGGTGGCCACCGAGCGCATCTTCACCCAGGGCAACCTGCAGCAGACCGGCGGCTCGCTCGACATCGCCATCCAGGGCAACGGCTTCTTCCAGATCGCGCTGCCGGACGGCACCACCGCCTATACCCGCGACGGCGCCTTCCAGCTCGACAACCAGGGCAACGTGGTCACCGCCAGCGGCTATCCGCTGGCCGACAACATCAACATTCCGGCCGATACGCTCACCGTCACCGTCGCCAAGGACGGCACCGTCAGCGTGCTGCAGGCGGGGCAGACCACGCCGACCCAGATTGGCGCGATCCAGCTCGCCACCTTCATCAACTCGGGCGGCCTGCAGAGCGCCGGCGAGAACCTGTTCCTGGAAAGCGCCTCCAGCGGCGTCGCCACGCCCAACCAGCCGGGCACCAACGGCACCGGCGTGCTCAACCAGGGCTATGTCGAAACCTCCAACGTCAACGTGGCCGAAGAACTGGTGAACATGATCGTGACCCAGCGCGCCTACGAGATGAATTCGCGCGCAATCCAGACGTCGGACTCGATGCTCGGCCGGCTGACCCAGCTTTGA
- the flgF gene encoding flagellar basal-body rod protein FlgF, with amino-acid sequence MDRLIYTAMTGAKGTLDQQAAVSHNLANATSTGFRTEMHKLRAVEVQTEAMHTRAFTVDASVATDYSAGPLQFTGRPYDVAVEGKGWLTVQMPDGTEAYTRDGSLELSANGVLQTRSGLPVLGASGAPIALPPDTEIVIGADGTISSLQAGQNVVNVVDQLKLVNPPEATLVRGDDGLFRTGDGAAQAADPAVKVAGGYLEGSNVNVVDQMVTMISLARQFEMQTRMLQTAEQNDRAAAQVLSLS; translated from the coding sequence ATGGATCGGCTGATCTACACCGCGATGACCGGGGCCAAGGGCACGCTCGACCAGCAGGCAGCGGTCTCGCACAACCTCGCCAACGCCACCTCCACCGGCTTTCGCACCGAGATGCACAAGCTGCGCGCGGTGGAGGTCCAGACCGAGGCGATGCATACGCGCGCCTTCACCGTGGATGCCAGCGTTGCCACCGACTACAGCGCCGGCCCGCTGCAATTCACCGGCCGCCCGTACGACGTCGCGGTGGAAGGCAAGGGCTGGCTGACCGTGCAGATGCCCGACGGCACCGAGGCCTACACCCGCGACGGCAGCCTGGAGCTGAGCGCCAACGGCGTGCTGCAGACGCGCAGCGGGCTGCCGGTGCTCGGGGCCAGCGGCGCGCCGATCGCGCTGCCGCCCGATACCGAGATCGTGATCGGCGCCGACGGCACCATCTCCTCGCTGCAGGCCGGCCAGAACGTGGTGAACGTGGTCGATCAGCTCAAGCTGGTCAATCCGCCCGAAGCCACACTGGTGCGGGGCGACGACGGTCTGTTCCGCACCGGCGACGGGGCGGCACAGGCTGCCGATCCGGCGGTAAAAGTTGCCGGCGGTTACCTCGAAGGCAGCAACGTGAACGTGGTCGACCAGATGGTCACGATGATTTCGCTGGCCCGCCAGTTCGAGATGCAGACCCGCATGCTGCAGACCGCCGAGCAGAACGACCGCGCCGCCGCCCAGGTGCTGTCGCTGAGCTGA